A single region of the Corallococcus macrosporus genome encodes:
- a CDS encoding SDR family oxidoreductase: protein MKPLEGQVALVAGATRGAGRGIATMLGAAGATVYCTGRSVRGRLASGDSRPETIEETAEQVTALGGKGIAVRVDHAVEEEVEALCQRVRAEAGKLDVLVNDIWGGETLHELGLPFWKQSPAKARLMLDRAVGTHIVTSRYAVPLMLERDKGLIVEVTDGDSFGYRGGVAYDVTKMAVIRLAFAMSRDLRRTNITALAVTPGFLRSEEMLDGFGVKESNWRDAVKKVPDFIASETPSYVGRAVAALAADPDVHRRAGRVVASWTLAREYGFTDLDGSQPHWAEHFERTYGKPYTVADDAAYASWMGGSIEIVCPDWPAY, encoded by the coding sequence ATGAAGCCACTCGAGGGACAGGTGGCCCTGGTCGCGGGAGCGACGCGGGGCGCGGGCCGGGGAATCGCGACGATGCTGGGGGCGGCGGGGGCCACGGTGTACTGCACCGGGCGCAGCGTGCGGGGCCGGCTGGCGAGCGGGGACTCGCGGCCGGAGACGATTGAAGAGACGGCGGAGCAGGTGACGGCGCTGGGCGGGAAGGGCATCGCGGTGCGCGTGGACCACGCCGTGGAGGAGGAGGTGGAGGCGCTTTGTCAGCGCGTCCGCGCGGAGGCCGGGAAGCTGGACGTGCTGGTCAACGACATCTGGGGCGGAGAGACGCTGCACGAGCTGGGGCTGCCGTTCTGGAAGCAGTCGCCAGCGAAGGCCCGGCTCATGCTCGACCGTGCCGTGGGCACGCACATCGTGACGAGCCGCTACGCGGTGCCGTTGATGCTGGAGCGCGACAAGGGGCTCATCGTGGAGGTGACGGACGGGGACTCGTTCGGGTACCGGGGCGGCGTCGCGTACGACGTGACGAAGATGGCGGTCATCCGGTTGGCGTTCGCGATGTCGCGCGACCTGCGCCGCACGAACATCACGGCGCTGGCGGTGACGCCGGGGTTCCTGCGCTCGGAGGAGATGCTGGATGGGTTCGGGGTGAAGGAGTCGAACTGGCGCGACGCGGTGAAGAAGGTCCCGGACTTCATCGCGTCGGAGACGCCGTCGTACGTGGGGCGCGCGGTGGCGGCATTGGCGGCGGATCCGGACGTCCACCGGAGGGCGGGGCGCGTGGTCGCGTCGTGGACGCTGGCGCGCGAGTACGGCTTCACGGACCTGGATGGCTCGCAGCCGCACTGGGCCGAGCACTTCGAGCGGACGTACGGCAAGCCGTACACCGTCGCGGACGACGCGGCCTATGCGTCCTGGATGGGGGGCTCCATCGAAATTGTGTGCCCGGACTGGCCAGCCTACTGA
- a CDS encoding Ig-like domain-containing alpha-2-macroglobulin family protein — MRRLSLLALCLVVATACSRGDKDAKGGPSETGTAPTPSSKSPGIAVEPLPEPPALKIDAQDAAAQGPLAIAAVRPEGQAYGNVRPTITFTKPMIALGSVAAERGLAAPAKIAPALEGEWRWLGSASVEFVPGSAVKLGTQYTVTVPAGLKAMDGTTLAEPYSFQFETPRPSLQSSQPEPQFRWVQPEQVFTLTFNQAVKDLAQHARLEPASGAPVPLTLVKATAYADMKETQVGSGPERKSQDRRVKYELKPAQKLPAGAQFTLVVDGELTGTDGPLPMGEAVRSPYSTYGALKVESTGACVFTWGEEQCSYGPLILFTSNELDVASLKGKVTLEPKAEIDWERVQTQLPWSGSEVKFPYVSLPGRYRPGTTYKIKVAAGYKDLFGQTGPAFQGQAKLSDVEPSFDSGSREALVEASGDGSIPLTTTNVPEVQAEVWSLSPAQLAQLMDTNEWPSSEPYRTTVSTQAERNVQRTSPLDLRPAFSGAKTGLFLARLNAPSLNQKYPRRVIGQVTDLAVHAKLGAASGVVWVTSLATGAPVPDAQLTLWDKQGTEHWTGTTDANGLAKVPGLSEMLKPKEESSWSTPWAMVSAVKDTDIGVTLSTWEGGMSPGAFSLQSAWEGRVPDSLGFVFADRGIYRPGDDVMLKGVARYRRLGVLKSPPANAKAQITVTSSRGEKIFQTEAPVTKYGTFRADLKLGKDLPLGFYDIAAKLKVGGESLSYGGTFRVEEYRAPQFRVDVAVPKRDVTAGEPLTARVDARYLFGGAMGDAQVRWNVQRESSFFTPPGNEAFTFGVNTWWWDDEQPEHSSDSFGSGDGRTDAQGQLALALGTADAPGGKTWQYTLEAEVEDVNRQRVANRNLIIVHPADVYAGLRLLSTGFAEAGKEVGLEVVAVSPEGKRQDGVAVDVNIKRREWKSIRKKGDGGQWFTVTEPVETEAAKCGVKSAATPQQCKFTPAEPGLYVLEAVATDAKGRKATTRDSLYVTGSGWVSWQRNDTDRIDLVADKQLYDVGETAKVLVKSPYPQADALVTVEREGVLSVRRVKLKGSATALDIPLGEGAIPNVFVGVVLVRGRVEAAKGIESGDDPGRPAVRVGYTQLRVEKKSKRLSVALTPDAQEKRPRDKVTVNVAVKDAAGQGAKSEVTLWAVDEGVLRLTGYKAPDPLDAMFQERGLSVRIGEPLIHLVLRKLYGEKGSRPGGSGGSDTTGSGIRSNFKTTAVFQSVETDDQGNAKVEFTLPDNLTTFRIMAVAVTDADRFGVGESKVQVAKPLLALPALPRLVRVGDKAEAGVVIHTTNPAIKEAKVTAKLTGVRVEGPAEKTVSLDGKAREVRFTFVAEQPGTAVLQFAVAGGGETDAVEQKIPVQLPVGMEAVATYGDTTSERVEGLKPPGGVRPGMGGLTVTMSSTVMGGFDESMNQLVDYPYGCLEQMSSRLVPFVALRELSGKFGVAWTGGSDEQKQAFVRGFLSEDALKTQGTLDPDTVVAATVRKIEALQNHDGGFRFWASSDCSSSYASAYATLALARAKEVGYAVSAGVLDKAKKFLADKVAAGVCSQCAYGCSEVGPETRVFALYTLARMGAPRPSYYNELFEQRQKLPLFARAMLTDAIFVGKGNRTQGQKMLQELLNTAQETAAGVHFQETDAKTYAPLWSSDTRTTAIVLQTLVDVQPDHPYVSKMGRYLASAREGDGRFRNTQEAAFTLMALSEVVRRKETAVPSFEAVVKLGGQVIASADFKGRDMGVKTVQVPVEKLGAADKAQPFTFGVNGTGNLYYGALLRYAPAQLPVDPLDRGIIVQRWFEPYSGGGQAKAARAGELVRVRVRVATPMRRNFVAVDVPLPAGLEPVDTSLASTASLPGPAGSGEEEGPGEGYEYESEEDLSETDEPNNVWATRFWSPFNHTEMRDDRVVFFADELPPGVHVTSFVARATTPGDFVLKPAHAEEMYAPEVFGRSEGGRFPVLMPDEVASK, encoded by the coding sequence ATGCGCAGACTCTCCCTGCTGGCCCTCTGCCTTGTCGTCGCGACCGCGTGTTCGCGGGGCGACAAGGACGCGAAGGGCGGCCCTTCGGAGACCGGCACCGCGCCGACTCCGTCCTCCAAGTCCCCTGGCATCGCCGTCGAGCCGCTGCCCGAGCCTCCCGCGCTGAAGATCGACGCCCAGGACGCCGCGGCGCAGGGCCCGCTCGCCATCGCGGCCGTGCGGCCCGAAGGCCAGGCCTACGGCAACGTCCGGCCGACCATCACCTTCACCAAGCCGATGATCGCCCTGGGCTCCGTCGCCGCGGAGCGCGGCCTGGCGGCGCCCGCGAAGATCGCTCCCGCGCTGGAAGGCGAGTGGCGCTGGCTGGGCTCCGCGAGCGTGGAGTTCGTGCCGGGCTCCGCCGTGAAGCTGGGAACGCAGTACACGGTGACGGTGCCCGCGGGCCTCAAGGCCATGGACGGCACCACGCTGGCGGAGCCGTACAGCTTCCAATTCGAGACGCCGCGCCCGTCCCTCCAGTCCTCTCAGCCGGAGCCGCAGTTCCGCTGGGTGCAGCCGGAGCAGGTCTTCACGCTGACCTTCAACCAGGCCGTGAAGGACCTGGCGCAGCACGCGCGCCTGGAGCCCGCGAGCGGCGCCCCCGTGCCGCTCACGCTGGTGAAGGCGACGGCGTACGCGGACATGAAGGAGACGCAGGTCGGCAGCGGCCCGGAGCGCAAGTCCCAGGACCGGCGCGTGAAGTACGAGCTGAAGCCCGCGCAGAAGCTGCCCGCGGGCGCGCAGTTCACCCTGGTGGTGGACGGTGAGCTGACCGGCACGGACGGCCCGCTGCCCATGGGCGAGGCGGTGCGCAGCCCGTACTCCACCTATGGCGCGCTCAAGGTGGAGTCCACCGGCGCGTGCGTGTTCACCTGGGGCGAGGAGCAGTGCTCCTATGGCCCGCTCATCCTCTTCACGTCCAACGAGCTGGACGTCGCCTCGCTCAAGGGCAAGGTGACGCTGGAGCCGAAGGCGGAGATCGACTGGGAGCGCGTGCAGACGCAGCTGCCGTGGTCGGGCTCCGAGGTGAAGTTCCCCTACGTGTCGCTGCCCGGCCGCTACCGCCCCGGCACCACGTACAAGATCAAGGTCGCCGCGGGCTACAAGGATCTCTTCGGCCAGACGGGCCCCGCCTTCCAGGGCCAGGCGAAGCTGTCGGACGTGGAGCCGTCCTTCGACTCGGGCTCGCGCGAGGCGCTGGTGGAGGCGTCCGGTGACGGCTCCATCCCGCTGACGACCACCAACGTCCCGGAGGTGCAGGCGGAGGTGTGGTCGCTGTCCCCCGCGCAGCTCGCGCAGCTCATGGACACCAACGAGTGGCCGTCCTCGGAGCCCTACCGGACGACGGTGAGCACGCAGGCCGAGCGCAATGTGCAGCGCACCTCGCCGCTCGACCTGCGCCCGGCGTTCAGCGGGGCGAAGACGGGCCTGTTCCTCGCGCGGCTCAACGCGCCGTCGCTGAATCAGAAGTACCCGCGCCGGGTCATCGGGCAGGTGACGGACCTGGCGGTGCACGCGAAGCTGGGCGCCGCCTCCGGCGTGGTGTGGGTGACGTCGCTGGCGACGGGCGCCCCGGTGCCGGACGCGCAGCTGACGCTCTGGGACAAGCAGGGCACGGAGCACTGGACGGGCACGACGGACGCCAACGGCCTGGCGAAGGTGCCGGGCCTGTCGGAGATGCTCAAGCCCAAGGAGGAGTCCTCCTGGAGCACGCCGTGGGCCATGGTGTCCGCGGTGAAGGACACGGACATCGGCGTGACGCTGTCCACGTGGGAGGGTGGCATGTCGCCCGGCGCGTTCTCGCTGCAGAGCGCGTGGGAGGGCCGCGTCCCGGACAGCCTGGGCTTCGTGTTCGCCGACCGCGGCATCTACCGCCCCGGTGACGACGTGATGCTCAAGGGCGTGGCGCGCTACCGCCGCCTGGGCGTGCTCAAGTCGCCGCCCGCGAACGCGAAGGCGCAGATCACCGTGACCAGCTCGCGCGGCGAGAAGATCTTCCAAACGGAGGCCCCCGTCACGAAGTACGGCACCTTCCGCGCGGACCTCAAGCTGGGCAAGGACCTGCCCCTGGGCTTCTACGACATCGCCGCGAAGCTGAAGGTCGGCGGCGAGTCGCTGAGCTACGGCGGCACCTTCCGCGTGGAGGAGTACCGCGCGCCGCAGTTCCGCGTGGACGTGGCCGTGCCCAAGCGGGACGTCACCGCCGGCGAGCCGCTCACCGCCCGCGTGGACGCGCGCTACCTGTTCGGCGGCGCCATGGGCGACGCGCAGGTGCGCTGGAACGTGCAGCGCGAGAGCTCCTTCTTCACGCCTCCGGGCAACGAGGCCTTCACCTTCGGCGTGAACACCTGGTGGTGGGACGACGAGCAGCCGGAGCACAGCAGCGACTCGTTCGGCTCCGGTGACGGGCGCACGGACGCGCAGGGCCAACTGGCGCTGGCGCTGGGCACCGCGGACGCGCCGGGCGGCAAGACGTGGCAGTACACGCTGGAGGCGGAGGTGGAGGACGTCAACCGCCAGCGCGTCGCCAACCGCAACCTCATCATCGTGCACCCCGCGGACGTCTACGCGGGCCTGCGCCTGCTCTCCACCGGCTTCGCGGAAGCGGGCAAGGAGGTGGGCCTGGAAGTGGTCGCCGTGTCGCCCGAGGGCAAGCGCCAGGACGGCGTCGCGGTGGACGTGAACATCAAGCGCCGCGAGTGGAAGTCCATCCGCAAGAAGGGCGACGGCGGCCAGTGGTTCACCGTCACGGAGCCCGTGGAGACGGAGGCCGCGAAGTGCGGCGTGAAGAGCGCGGCGACGCCGCAGCAGTGCAAGTTCACCCCGGCGGAGCCCGGCCTGTACGTGCTGGAGGCGGTGGCCACGGACGCGAAGGGCCGCAAGGCGACGACGCGCGACTCGCTCTACGTCACCGGCTCCGGCTGGGTGTCCTGGCAACGCAACGACACGGACCGCATCGACCTGGTGGCGGACAAGCAGCTGTACGACGTGGGTGAGACGGCGAAGGTGCTGGTGAAGAGCCCATACCCGCAGGCGGACGCGCTCGTCACCGTGGAGCGCGAGGGCGTGCTCAGCGTGCGCCGCGTGAAGCTCAAGGGCAGCGCCACCGCGCTGGACATCCCGCTGGGCGAGGGCGCCATCCCCAACGTCTTCGTGGGCGTGGTGCTGGTGCGCGGCCGCGTGGAGGCGGCCAAGGGCATCGAGTCCGGTGACGACCCGGGCCGTCCCGCCGTCCGCGTGGGCTACACGCAGCTGCGGGTGGAGAAGAAGTCCAAGCGCCTGTCGGTGGCGCTGACGCCGGACGCGCAGGAGAAGCGCCCGCGCGACAAGGTGACGGTGAACGTGGCGGTGAAGGACGCGGCGGGCCAGGGCGCGAAGTCCGAGGTGACGCTGTGGGCCGTGGACGAGGGCGTGCTGCGGCTGACGGGCTACAAGGCGCCGGATCCGCTGGACGCGATGTTCCAGGAGCGCGGCCTGTCGGTGCGCATCGGTGAGCCGCTCATCCACCTGGTGCTGCGCAAGCTGTACGGCGAGAAGGGCTCGCGGCCGGGCGGCTCCGGCGGCTCCGACACGACGGGCTCCGGCATCCGGTCCAACTTCAAGACGACGGCGGTCTTCCAGTCGGTGGAGACGGACGACCAGGGCAACGCGAAGGTGGAGTTCACGCTGCCCGACAACCTGACCACCTTCCGCATCATGGCGGTGGCCGTGACGGACGCGGACCGCTTCGGCGTGGGTGAGAGCAAGGTGCAGGTGGCCAAGCCGCTGCTGGCGCTGCCGGCGCTGCCCCGGCTGGTGCGCGTGGGCGACAAGGCGGAAGCGGGCGTGGTCATCCACACCACGAACCCGGCCATCAAGGAGGCCAAGGTCACCGCGAAGCTCACGGGCGTGCGCGTGGAGGGCCCCGCGGAGAAGACGGTGTCGCTGGACGGCAAGGCCCGCGAGGTGCGCTTCACCTTCGTGGCCGAGCAGCCGGGCACCGCGGTGCTGCAGTTCGCCGTCGCCGGCGGCGGGGAGACGGACGCGGTGGAGCAGAAGATCCCCGTGCAGTTGCCCGTGGGCATGGAGGCGGTGGCCACCTACGGCGACACAACGAGCGAGCGCGTGGAGGGGCTCAAGCCGCCGGGCGGCGTGCGTCCGGGCATGGGCGGCCTCACGGTGACGATGTCCTCCACGGTGATGGGCGGGTTCGACGAGTCGATGAACCAGCTCGTGGACTACCCCTATGGCTGCCTGGAGCAGATGTCGTCGCGGCTGGTGCCGTTCGTCGCGCTGCGCGAGCTGTCCGGCAAGTTCGGCGTGGCGTGGACCGGCGGCTCGGACGAGCAGAAGCAGGCGTTCGTCCGGGGCTTCCTCAGCGAGGACGCGCTGAAGACGCAGGGCACGCTGGATCCGGACACGGTGGTGGCGGCGACGGTGCGCAAGATTGAAGCGCTCCAGAACCACGACGGCGGCTTCCGCTTCTGGGCCTCCAGCGACTGCTCGTCGTCGTATGCCTCCGCGTACGCGACGCTGGCGCTCGCACGGGCGAAGGAGGTCGGCTACGCGGTGAGCGCGGGCGTGCTCGACAAGGCGAAGAAGTTCCTGGCGGACAAGGTGGCCGCGGGCGTGTGCTCGCAGTGCGCCTACGGCTGCAGCGAGGTGGGGCCGGAGACGCGGGTCTTCGCGCTCTACACGCTGGCGCGCATGGGGGCACCGCGGCCGTCGTACTACAACGAGCTGTTCGAGCAGCGGCAGAAGCTGCCGCTCTTCGCGCGGGCGATGCTGACGGACGCCATCTTCGTGGGGAAGGGCAACCGCACGCAGGGCCAGAAGATGCTCCAGGAGCTGCTCAACACGGCCCAGGAGACCGCCGCCGGCGTGCACTTCCAGGAGACGGACGCGAAGACGTACGCGCCGCTCTGGTCCTCCGACACGCGCACCACGGCGATCGTGCTCCAGACGCTGGTGGACGTGCAGCCGGATCACCCCTACGTGTCGAAGATGGGGCGCTACCTGGCCTCCGCGCGCGAGGGTGACGGGCGCTTCCGCAACACGCAGGAGGCGGCCTTCACGCTGATGGCCCTGTCGGAGGTGGTCCGCCGCAAGGAGACGGCCGTGCCGTCCTTCGAGGCGGTGGTGAAGCTGGGCGGACAGGTGATTGCCTCCGCCGACTTCAAGGGCCGCGACATGGGCGTGAAGACGGTGCAGGTGCCGGTGGAGAAGCTGGGCGCGGCGGACAAGGCGCAGCCCTTCACCTTCGGGGTGAACGGCACGGGCAACCTCTACTACGGGGCGCTCCTGCGCTACGCGCCCGCGCAGCTGCCGGTGGATCCGCTGGACCGGGGCATCATCGTCCAGCGCTGGTTCGAGCCGTACTCGGGCGGCGGCCAGGCGAAGGCGGCGCGCGCGGGTGAGCTGGTGCGCGTGCGCGTGCGCGTGGCCACGCCGATGCGGCGCAACTTCGTGGCGGTGGACGTGCCGCTGCCCGCGGGCCTGGAGCCGGTGGACACGTCGCTGGCCAGCACGGCGAGCCTCCCGGGCCCCGCCGGCTCCGGTGAGGAGGAGGGCCCCGGCGAGGGCTACGAGTACGAGAGCGAGGAGGACCTGTCGGAGACGGACGAGCCCAACAACGTCTGGGCGACGCGCTTCTGGTCGCCGTTCAACCACACGGAGATGCGGGATGACCGCGTGGTGTTCTTCGCCGACGAGCTGCCCCCTGGCGTGCACGTGACGAGCTTCGTCGCCCGGGCCACGACGCCGGGTGACTTCGTGCTCAAGCCCGCGCACGCGGAGGAGATGTACGCGCCGGAGGTGTTCGGCCGCTCCGAGGGTGGGCGCTTCCCGGTGCTGATGCCGGACGAGGTCGCTTCGAAGTGA
- the pbpC gene encoding penicillin-binding protein 1C yields the protein MKRLTLRGLSRAVAVLTVLVVVGCAGFIAWPLPGTLLSREALSSLVLTDRTGHALREVLSREDGRSVGLPGGRIPPKVRQAFIAAEDQRFTSHPGVDVVAVARAARDNVSAGRIVSGASTIPQQLARRLVPRERSWWGKAGEALWALRLTAHLSKEQVMLEYLDRVPLGNSTFGVEAAARRYFGRPAERLSAGQAALLAGMARSPARRDPYRRPEMAMAGMRDVLSRMVEEGFLTKEEAKAAEETPLDLVPPERVFEVPHLTTALLQRLPELGLDGASRIETTIDPALQAAVERAITEELRGLAHRRVGEAAAIVLDNATGEVLAYVGSSDFLDEEKGGQNDGVRSLRQPGSALKPFAYGLALSKGFTPSSVLADVEVHLATPGGAYVPKNYDRRVHGPVRLRAALASSYNIPAVRVADALGPEQVLRVLREAGFQSLTESASHYGVGIVLGNGDVTLRELARAYRGLARGGVVGPLLEVRAAFGPDGRALRIPQEMQEHRFLAARPVELLTDVLADEAARAPAFGLDNALRLPFRVAAKTGTSRAHVDNWAAGFTRERTVAVWVGNFDGTPMRGVSGITGAGPVFARVMALAMRGLRAAPLVDRSHFESAEICPLSGERAGPNCPGAMKEVYLPGTAPRHACTMHRSDGALDVGPAYLAWAQAEGLTSTSVSAEEGPGMQPGFILPANGDEFLVEPELPESAQAVPVRVMAPKGAKLLELRTDDGRRIELRPPFVTRLPAVEGERRLELWAPGGSEPLAVTRYRVR from the coding sequence ATGAAGCGCCTCACGCTTCGCGGGCTGTCGCGCGCCGTGGCGGTCCTCACGGTGCTCGTGGTGGTGGGCTGCGCGGGCTTCATCGCGTGGCCGCTGCCGGGGACGTTGCTGTCCCGCGAGGCGCTGTCCTCGCTGGTGCTCACCGACCGCACGGGCCATGCCCTGCGCGAGGTGCTCTCCCGCGAGGACGGACGCAGTGTGGGCCTTCCGGGGGGACGCATTCCCCCGAAGGTGCGGCAGGCCTTCATCGCCGCGGAGGATCAGCGCTTCACGTCGCATCCAGGCGTGGACGTGGTGGCGGTGGCCCGGGCGGCGCGCGACAACGTGTCGGCCGGGCGCATCGTGTCCGGCGCCTCCACGATTCCGCAGCAGTTGGCGCGCAGGCTGGTGCCGCGTGAGCGCTCGTGGTGGGGCAAGGCCGGCGAGGCGCTGTGGGCGCTGCGGCTGACGGCGCACCTGTCCAAGGAGCAGGTGATGCTGGAGTACCTGGACCGCGTGCCGTTGGGGAACTCCACGTTCGGCGTGGAGGCGGCGGCGCGGCGGTACTTCGGGCGCCCGGCGGAGCGGCTGTCCGCGGGACAGGCGGCGCTGCTCGCGGGGATGGCGCGCTCGCCCGCGCGGAGGGATCCGTACCGGCGGCCGGAGATGGCGATGGCCGGGATGCGCGACGTGCTCTCGCGCATGGTGGAGGAAGGCTTCCTGACGAAGGAGGAGGCGAAGGCGGCGGAGGAGACGCCGCTGGACCTGGTGCCTCCGGAGCGCGTGTTCGAGGTGCCGCACCTGACGACGGCGCTGCTCCAGCGGCTGCCGGAGCTGGGGCTGGACGGGGCGTCGCGCATCGAGACGACCATCGACCCGGCGCTCCAGGCGGCGGTGGAGCGGGCCATCACGGAGGAGCTGCGCGGGCTGGCGCACCGGCGCGTGGGCGAGGCGGCGGCCATCGTCCTGGACAACGCGACGGGCGAGGTGCTCGCGTACGTGGGCTCCTCGGACTTCCTGGACGAGGAGAAGGGCGGACAGAACGACGGCGTGCGCTCGCTGCGGCAGCCGGGGTCGGCGCTCAAGCCGTTCGCGTACGGGCTGGCGCTGAGCAAGGGGTTCACGCCGTCGAGCGTGCTCGCTGACGTGGAGGTGCACCTGGCGACGCCGGGCGGCGCGTACGTGCCGAAGAACTACGATCGGCGCGTGCACGGCCCGGTGCGACTGCGGGCGGCGCTGGCGTCCAGCTACAACATCCCGGCCGTGCGGGTGGCGGACGCGCTGGGGCCGGAGCAGGTGCTGCGCGTGCTGCGCGAGGCGGGCTTCCAGAGCCTCACGGAGAGCGCGTCGCACTACGGCGTGGGCATCGTGCTGGGCAACGGGGACGTGACGCTGCGCGAGCTGGCGCGGGCGTACCGGGGGCTGGCGCGGGGTGGAGTGGTGGGGCCGTTGCTGGAGGTGCGCGCGGCGTTCGGGCCGGATGGCAGGGCGCTGCGGATTCCGCAGGAGATGCAGGAGCACCGCTTCCTGGCGGCGCGGCCGGTGGAGCTGCTCACGGACGTGCTGGCGGACGAGGCCGCGCGGGCACCGGCCTTCGGTCTGGACAACGCGTTGCGGCTGCCGTTCCGCGTGGCGGCGAAGACGGGGACGAGCCGGGCGCACGTGGACAACTGGGCGGCGGGCTTCACGCGCGAGCGCACGGTGGCGGTATGGGTGGGCAACTTCGACGGCACGCCGATGCGCGGGGTCTCCGGCATCACGGGCGCGGGCCCGGTGTTCGCGCGGGTGATGGCGCTGGCGATGCGGGGCCTGCGCGCCGCGCCGCTGGTGGACCGCAGCCACTTCGAGTCCGCGGAGATCTGCCCGCTGTCCGGCGAGCGCGCGGGCCCGAACTGTCCCGGCGCGATGAAGGAGGTCTACCTGCCGGGCACGGCGCCGCGCCACGCCTGCACGATGCATCGAAGCGACGGCGCGCTGGACGTGGGCCCGGCGTACCTCGCGTGGGCGCAGGCGGAGGGACTGACGTCCACGTCGGTGAGCGCGGAGGAAGGCCCGGGGATGCAGCCCGGCTTCATCCTGCCGGCGAACGGGGATGAGTTCCTCGTGGAGCCGGAGCTGCCCGAAAGCGCGCAGGCCGTGCCGGTGCGGGTGATGGCGCCCAAGGGAGCGAAGCTGCTGGAGCTGCGCACGGACGACGGCCGCCGCATCGAACTGCGCCCGCCCTTCGTGACGCGGCTGCCGGCGGTGGAAGGGGAGCGCCGCCTGGAACTCTGGGCGCCCGGAGGCTCCGAACCCCTGGCGGTGACGCGGTACCGGGTCCGATGA
- a CDS encoding SpoIID/LytB domain-containing protein, protein MRILSKHRPSRLRLDGPRSLEVVASGNTLVVDGRPQAQALRLDAGRWHVRGRGLDRRYEASLSLAAREGELIVVASFALETYVAAVTASETEVDTPFEALRAQAITARSYVLASGKRHDEARACDLTHCQVLRGEGFARHLRRARDAARATEGLVLRLPDGSIALSPFHASCGGHTAEPVAVFGAPDLTGAAAVPDRCPASPWRAVVPRSLVSAAASDALGGPAQAVDLLLDRDSSGAVVRVVDRASGRDARGDAFFRALGARTGWDRIRSARFSMTFGGDQALLEGQGHGHGVGLCQAGAALLARQGWTAEQLLAHYFPRALPGKLTDK, encoded by the coding sequence GTGCGGATCCTCTCCAAGCACCGGCCCTCGCGCTTGCGGCTGGATGGTCCGCGCTCGCTGGAGGTCGTGGCGTCGGGGAACACGCTCGTCGTGGACGGACGTCCCCAGGCTCAGGCCCTGCGGCTGGATGCGGGCCGCTGGCATGTCCGGGGCCGGGGCCTGGACCGCCGCTACGAGGCCTCGCTGTCGCTGGCGGCCCGGGAGGGGGAGTTGATCGTCGTCGCCAGCTTCGCGCTGGAGACCTATGTCGCCGCCGTCACCGCCAGCGAGACCGAGGTCGACACTCCCTTCGAAGCACTTCGCGCCCAGGCCATCACTGCCCGCAGCTACGTGCTCGCTTCCGGCAAGCGGCATGACGAGGCGCGGGCCTGTGATCTCACGCACTGCCAGGTCCTTCGCGGCGAAGGCTTCGCCCGCCACCTGCGCCGTGCTCGCGATGCCGCCCGCGCAACCGAAGGACTCGTGCTGCGCCTTCCGGATGGATCCATCGCGCTCTCGCCATTCCATGCAAGCTGCGGCGGACACACGGCCGAGCCCGTGGCGGTGTTCGGTGCGCCGGACCTCACCGGTGCCGCCGCCGTGCCGGACCGTTGCCCCGCGTCTCCCTGGCGCGCGGTCGTGCCACGCTCGCTGGTGTCCGCCGCCGCGTCGGATGCGCTCGGTGGCCCCGCGCAGGCGGTGGACCTGCTGCTGGACCGGGACTCCAGCGGCGCGGTGGTGCGCGTCGTGGACCGCGCTTCAGGACGCGATGCCCGCGGTGATGCGTTCTTCCGCGCGCTCGGAGCCCGCACCGGGTGGGACCGGATCCGCAGCGCGCGGTTCTCCATGACGTTCGGTGGGGACCAGGCGCTCCTCGAAGGGCAGGGCCATGGTCACGGCGTCGGGCTCTGTCAGGCCGGCGCGGCCCTGCTCGCACGGCAGGGATGGACCGCGGAGCAGTTGCTCGCGCACTACTTCCCGCGCGCCCTCCCCGGGAAGCTCACGGACAAGTGA